A stretch of Bacillus pseudomycoides DNA encodes these proteins:
- a CDS encoding FbpB family small basic protein, whose amino-acid sequence MKEEKKYAKKIRKSFKQLLIENKQLLLNDKENIREIEEKIEKRHVAYSTSSN is encoded by the coding sequence ATAAAGGAGGAAAAGAAATATGCGAAAAAAATTAGAAAATCCTTTAAACAGTTATTGATAGAGAATAAACAATTGTTATTGAACGATAAAGAGAACATAAGAGAAATAGAAGAAAAAATCGAAAAGAGGCATGTGGCATATTCTACATCGAGTAATTGA
- a CDS encoding winged helix-turn-helix transcriptional regulator: MLLKNLFSKEEVNALIKKFHFIGEPIGILRIIHLAPKVEYSLTELGESLSPILQMMYDWGEKRIQQLQKKRRLQLYPPHLLPTLIIYLQYHSTLFYQYPIQFFLKYHNV; this comes from the coding sequence ATGCTCTTAAAAAACCTTTTTTCAAAAGAGGAAGTTAATGCTTTAATAAAAAAGTTTCACTTTATAGGAGAACCAATCGGGATTTTACGGATAATTCATCTCGCGCCAAAAGTAGAATACTCTTTAACAGAACTGGGCGAGAGCTTATCACCTATTTTACAAATGATGTATGACTGGGGAGAAAAGCGGATTCAGCAGTTACAAAAAAAGAGGAGGTTACAGTTATATCCCCCTCATCTCCTACCCACACTTATTATTTATCTGCAATATCATAGCACATTATTTTATCAATATCCCATTCAATTCTTTCTGAAATACCATAATGTCTAA
- a CDS encoding GNVR domain-containing protein, whose amino-acid sequence MKPVYESSTQLIVNPSAQSNANVIYNEIQANLQLINTYILVLKSSAILDQVKTNLQLKESTNTLQEKITIKNEKNTQIMSIIVQDSDPKVAKIIASEVAKVFLEHSRNKMNVKNIDILSEAKEAENPVKPNKKIYVLAASVFGVLFGIGYAIVRNKYNDKTYLTEEIKLMK is encoded by the coding sequence GTGAAGCCAGTTTATGAAAGCTCTACACAACTTATAGTAAATCCATCTGCACAGTCCAATGCAAATGTTATATACAATGAGATACAAGCCAATTTACAACTTATCAATACATATATTCTTGTATTGAAGAGCTCTGCTATATTAGATCAAGTAAAAACGAACCTTCAACTTAAAGAATCCACGAATACACTACAAGAAAAAATCACAATTAAAAACGAAAAAAATACGCAAATTATGTCAATTATAGTACAAGACTCAGATCCGAAAGTTGCAAAAATTATCGCTTCAGAAGTTGCAAAGGTATTTTTAGAACATTCACGAAATAAAATGAATGTTAAAAATATAGATATTCTTTCTGAAGCAAAGGAAGCTGAAAATCCTGTAAAGCCAAATAAAAAAATATATGTATTAGCAGCTAGTGTGTTTGGAGTTCTATTCGGAATAGGTTATGCAATCGTAAGAAATAAATATAATGATAAAACATATTTGACTGAAGAGATAAAATTAATGAAATAG
- a CDS encoding sugar transferase codes for MNLNQAMYEKKMLHIQERKRYIIGKRCIDIIGALIGIIILLPVFVLVGICIKLSDSKHPVFFKQERVGKDEKIFYMYKFRTMVHDAEKKLQELLPYNEVSGAMFKMKNDPRITKLGKILRKTSIDELPQLWNVLKGEMSLVGPRPPLVREIAEYTEYEKQRLLIIPGCTGLWQVSGRSQLSFEEMVELDLMYIQNRTILYDMKIIAKTIRYLLKNSGAY; via the coding sequence ATGAACTTAAATCAAGCAATGTATGAAAAAAAAATGTTGCATATACAAGAAAGAAAAAGATACATCATTGGCAAACGTTGTATAGATATTATCGGGGCTCTAATAGGGATTATTATATTACTACCGGTTTTTGTGTTGGTTGGCATATGTATAAAATTAAGTGATTCTAAACATCCTGTGTTTTTTAAACAAGAGAGGGTCGGGAAGGATGAAAAAATATTCTATATGTATAAATTTAGAACAATGGTACATGATGCGGAAAAGAAGCTACAGGAATTATTGCCATATAATGAGGTGAGTGGAGCGATGTTCAAAATGAAAAATGATCCTCGTATCACTAAATTAGGAAAAATTTTAAGAAAAACAAGTATTGATGAGTTACCCCAGCTATGGAATGTATTGAAGGGAGAGATGAGTCTAGTCGGACCGAGACCGCCGTTAGTGAGGGAAATAGCAGAATATACAGAATATGAAAAGCAGAGATTACTTATAATACCAGGTTGTACAGGATTATGGCAAGTAAGTGGTAGAAGTCAATTATCGTTTGAAGAAATGGTTGAACTAGATTTAATGTATATACAGAATCGAACCATTCTATATGATATGAAGATTATCGCTAAAACAATTCGATATTTATTGAAAAATAGTGGGGCATATTAA
- the wecC gene encoding UDP-N-acetyl-D-mannosamine dehydrogenase yields the protein MKVCVVGLGYIGLPIASLLASQNYKVHGVDIDENVVRMIRNGDTHIIEQDLDCLVKKAVKNKMLTVSNRPIQADTFIISVPTPISVYYEPDVSYVKNAVNSIVPFLKNGDLVIIESTCPVGTTEMVTDVIEQERPDIVVRSNQKEDEKARVYVAYCPERVLPGRILQELRENNRVVGGINEESTKKAIAFYEGFVEGDLLGTNSRTAEMVKLTENSFRDVNIAFANELSIICEHLQVNVWELITLANHHPRVNILKPGPGVGGHCIAVDPWFIVNSAPEQSKLIYTARVVNDNKMYHVIQKIKEETMKLSKPTIACLGLSFKANIDDLRESPALKIVESLIEDMHKKEILVVEPYISELPATIQKEGMRLTTIDEALEKAEVIVLLVDHDQFKSINTEALENKAIIDTRGMITYFTRKEYHTQVEYNS from the coding sequence ATGAAAGTATGTGTAGTTGGATTAGGATATATTGGTCTACCAATTGCTAGTTTACTGGCATCACAAAATTATAAGGTTCACGGAGTTGATATTGATGAAAATGTTGTTCGTATGATTCGTAATGGAGATACTCATATTATTGAACAAGATTTGGATTGTTTAGTAAAAAAGGCTGTGAAAAATAAAATGTTAACGGTTTCGAATAGACCAATACAGGCTGATACATTTATTATTTCTGTACCTACACCAATTTCAGTATATTATGAGCCAGATGTAAGCTATGTGAAAAATGCAGTGAATTCCATTGTCCCATTTTTAAAAAATGGTGATCTTGTAATTATTGAATCCACATGTCCAGTTGGTACCACTGAAATGGTTACAGATGTAATAGAACAAGAAAGACCAGACATAGTGGTCCGGTCTAATCAAAAAGAAGATGAAAAAGCTAGAGTCTATGTTGCTTATTGTCCAGAACGTGTACTTCCTGGACGAATATTACAAGAGTTGAGGGAAAATAATCGAGTAGTAGGAGGGATAAATGAGGAATCTACTAAGAAAGCAATAGCCTTCTATGAAGGATTTGTAGAAGGGGACTTATTAGGAACTAATTCTAGGACAGCTGAGATGGTTAAATTAACAGAAAACTCCTTCCGAGATGTCAATATTGCATTTGCTAATGAACTATCTATCATTTGTGAACATTTACAAGTTAATGTTTGGGAGTTAATAACTTTAGCAAATCATCATCCAAGGGTGAATATATTAAAACCAGGACCAGGAGTAGGGGGACACTGTATTGCAGTTGACCCATGGTTTATAGTAAATTCTGCACCAGAACAATCCAAGCTTATTTATACAGCGCGTGTTGTGAATGATAATAAAATGTATCATGTTATACAAAAAATAAAAGAAGAAACAATGAAACTTAGTAAGCCGACAATTGCTTGCTTGGGTTTATCTTTTAAGGCAAATATTGATGATTTACGAGAAAGTCCAGCATTAAAAATTGTTGAGAGTCTAATAGAAGATATGCATAAAAAAGAAATATTGGTTGTTGAACCTTATATTTCAGAATTACCTGCTACTATTCAAAAAGAAGGAATGCGTTTAACAACAATTGATGAAGCACTGGAAAAAGCGGAGGTTATCGTTTTGTTAGTTGATCATGATCAATTTAAATCTATTAATACAGAAGCGCTCGAAAATAAAGCAATAATAGATACGAGAGGGATGATCACATATTTTACAAGAAAAGAGTATCATACACAAGTGGAATACAATTCCTAA
- a CDS encoding alginate lyase family protein gives MCKDLVRRNWIARYPIVASYIDFSEFVPNWRFFFQLDEKENLMKQLSDEQLREIQSEANEICKHFFDLLGSGRCYVGEKLPWHKDFKVGYEWKRQYYKDIERINLFNAADVKVPWELSRCYHLFTLGKAYWIKQDSKYVEEFIVEIEDWIKSNPVEMSVNWTCSMEVAIRAINWMSAYMFFEQSPKITKKFKNEFFQSLYLHGIFIYKNLENKGEYQANHYLTNIVGLIWLGIFFRNLKITKSSSYQPNMWLIFALKELEKEWDKQVNKDGTNFESSTSYHRLVTEMLLLTSILCEKNGIELPNKYIILLEKMCEFIKDITKRNGLSPMIGDADDGRLLILSQYGSEEKRNFCHILSIAGEFFNRDDFRSYATGHEENALWVCGSFHLVKRKQEYISKAYPDGGYYLLKNNQIYCFVRCGELSVRGRGVHSHNDILSVELNVGGVDFFIDPGTYLYTADYKMRNVFRSTNMHNTIQINDEEQNNICETLLFSLPEQTFGECTLFKNNHFIGKHRGFIDCIHERDIKLESNHVVIKDSFYDKKTLEKKICLYTAYFILDCDVQIYNTKDGWRLFKNGINLQMEVLGGDFSLEECMISRSYGRKIKSKKLVIEGRDKSLTCNIKVL, from the coding sequence ATGTGTAAAGATCTAGTTCGTAGAAACTGGATTGCTCGTTATCCTATTGTAGCATCATATATAGATTTTTCTGAGTTTGTTCCAAATTGGCGTTTTTTCTTTCAGTTGGATGAAAAAGAAAATTTAATGAAACAATTAAGTGATGAGCAATTAAGAGAAATTCAAAGTGAAGCGAATGAAATATGTAAACATTTTTTTGATTTACTAGGTTCGGGACGGTGTTATGTTGGTGAGAAGTTACCGTGGCATAAGGATTTTAAGGTAGGATATGAATGGAAACGACAGTACTATAAGGATATAGAAAGAATTAATCTATTTAACGCTGCCGATGTGAAAGTCCCATGGGAGCTTTCTAGATGTTATCACTTATTTACTTTAGGAAAAGCATATTGGATTAAGCAGGATTCAAAATACGTAGAAGAATTTATAGTTGAAATTGAAGATTGGATTAAGAGCAATCCCGTTGAAATGTCTGTAAATTGGACTTGTTCAATGGAAGTCGCTATTCGAGCGATAAACTGGATGAGTGCATATATGTTTTTTGAACAATCTCCAAAAATAACGAAAAAATTCAAAAATGAGTTTTTTCAATCGTTGTATTTGCACGGAATATTCATTTATAAAAATTTGGAAAACAAAGGAGAATATCAAGCAAATCATTACTTAACAAATATAGTAGGACTTATTTGGTTAGGGATTTTTTTTAGAAATTTAAAAATTACAAAATCAAGTTCATATCAGCCAAATATGTGGTTAATATTTGCGTTAAAAGAGTTGGAAAAAGAGTGGGACAAGCAGGTTAATAAAGATGGAACAAATTTTGAGTCTTCCACTTCTTATCATCGATTAGTAACGGAAATGCTGTTGTTAACATCGATCTTGTGTGAAAAAAATGGGATTGAGCTTCCGAATAAATATATTATTTTATTAGAAAAAATGTGCGAATTTATAAAAGATATTACAAAAAGAAATGGGTTGTCACCAATGATTGGTGACGCAGATGATGGAAGATTACTGATTTTATCCCAATACGGAAGTGAAGAGAAAAGAAATTTTTGCCATATTTTATCAATAGCAGGTGAGTTTTTTAATCGGGATGATTTTCGTTCCTATGCAACTGGACATGAAGAAAATGCATTGTGGGTATGTGGTTCTTTTCATCTGGTAAAGAGAAAGCAAGAATATATTTCTAAAGCATATCCTGATGGGGGATATTATTTGTTAAAAAATAATCAAATTTACTGTTTTGTTCGCTGTGGAGAACTGTCTGTTCGTGGGAGAGGTGTTCATAGTCATAATGATATATTAAGTGTGGAATTGAATGTGGGCGGAGTAGATTTTTTTATAGACCCAGGAACGTATTTATATACGGCGGATTATAAAATGAGAAATGTCTTTAGAAGCACAAATATGCATAATACAATTCAAATTAATGATGAAGAGCAAAATAATATATGTGAAACATTGTTATTCTCATTACCAGAACAGACTTTTGGAGAATGTACTTTATTTAAAAACAATCATTTTATAGGTAAGCATAGGGGATTTATAGATTGTATACATGAGCGAGATATCAAATTAGAATCGAATCATGTAGTGATCAAAGATAGCTTTTATGATAAGAAAACATTAGAAAAGAAAATTTGCTTATATACGGCGTATTTTATTCTCGATTGTGATGTGCAGATTTATAATACGAAAGATGGATGGAGACTGTTTAAAAATGGTATAAATCTTCAAATGGAGGTTTTGGGTGGAGATTTTAGTTTGGAAGAATGTATGATTAGCAGAAGTTATGGTAGAAAAATAAAAAGCAAAAAATTAGTTATAGAAGGTAGGGACAAAAGTTTAACATGCAATATAAAGGTGCTTTAA
- a CDS encoding phenylacetate--CoA ligase family protein — MKRFLSNKMRHAYYKIPDYVRCGKIYREMYMLLNKSQWWDKKKQEEYQMLQLQGLLEHAYETVPYYNRIFNEWGIRLKDIQCINDLKLVPYLTKETIRENLEEFISRGYKTNKIQYVTTGGSTGIPFGFYRHDKTELAKEWAFVTHIWGRVGYNIYRENRRAILMGQGVTAGEKWFEYRKRQLYLSSSQLNEKNIETYFRKIELFKPDFIQGYTSSLFILARYMLENNIELTCSQLKAILCVSENILPEQRSVIEAAFHKKVLSFYGHTEHAVIAGECEESTMYHFESQYGVVEFINGEQEVKQEGEIGEIVATGFHNFVMPFIRYRTRDLAVYTNDICTCGRNHVLAKKILGRKQEVVVTKNGSKVILTGAYKIIFALQEQIELAQFYQDCPGEVLLRIVKKKSYKIESERQILMELYKKFGNSINFRILYVDDIERTQRGKHLFHIQKLEV; from the coding sequence ATGAAAAGATTTCTTTCGAATAAGATGAGACATGCATACTATAAAATACCTGACTACGTAAGGTGTGGGAAAATCTATAGAGAAATGTATATGTTATTGAATAAATCACAGTGGTGGGATAAAAAAAAACAAGAAGAATATCAAATGTTACAGTTACAAGGATTACTAGAGCATGCGTATGAAACGGTTCCATATTACAATAGGATTTTCAATGAATGGGGTATTAGGCTTAAAGATATTCAATGTATAAATGATTTGAAGTTAGTTCCATATTTAACAAAAGAGACAATTCGAGAGAATTTGGAAGAATTTATATCAAGGGGGTATAAAACAAACAAAATACAATATGTAACAACGGGAGGGTCAACAGGAATCCCATTTGGATTTTATCGGCATGATAAAACAGAGTTAGCGAAAGAATGGGCATTTGTGACTCATATTTGGGGAAGGGTAGGTTATAACATATATAGGGAAAATAGAAGGGCAATTCTCATGGGACAAGGTGTTACAGCAGGTGAGAAATGGTTTGAATATCGAAAACGTCAATTGTATTTATCATCTTCACAATTAAATGAAAAGAATATAGAGACATATTTTAGGAAAATTGAATTATTTAAGCCGGATTTTATTCAAGGATACACCTCATCTCTTTTTATTTTAGCAAGATATATGCTTGAGAACAATATTGAGCTTACGTGTTCACAGTTAAAAGCAATTTTATGTGTATCAGAAAATATTTTACCAGAGCAAAGATCGGTTATTGAAGCAGCTTTTCATAAAAAGGTTTTATCATTTTATGGGCATACAGAGCATGCAGTAATTGCTGGAGAATGTGAAGAAAGTACAATGTATCATTTTGAAAGTCAATATGGAGTTGTAGAATTTATTAATGGTGAACAAGAAGTGAAACAAGAAGGTGAAATTGGAGAAATAGTCGCCACTGGGTTTCATAATTTTGTTATGCCATTTATTCGTTATCGAACTAGGGATTTAGCTGTATATACGAATGATATATGTACATGTGGTCGGAATCATGTGTTGGCAAAGAAAATTTTAGGTAGAAAGCAAGAAGTTGTAGTAACAAAAAACGGAAGTAAGGTAATTTTAACAGGAGCATATAAAATAATATTTGCATTACAGGAACAGATTGAATTGGCTCAATTTTATCAAGATTGTCCTGGAGAAGTCTTGTTGAGAATTGTGAAAAAAAAATCGTATAAAATTGAGAGCGAACGGCAAATTTTAATGGAGCTCTACAAAAAATTTGGTAATAGTATTAACTTTAGAATTTTATATGTAGATGATATTGAAAGGACGCAACGAGGGAAACATTTATTTCATATTCAAAAGTTAGAAGTTTAA
- a CDS encoding glycosyltransferase family 4 protein, whose amino-acid sequence MRIVMIAPYPPPIGGVSVHVKRMKRYLEGKGIVCSVYNEAKREDATNQVYKIDRYVKFIWRIPFLKYDILHFHSPDIRIRMLLGFYKMFNKRIILTVHGESLYLQLKNAGRLKRFFLIHSLRRIDKVICVNARNTEELLNLGFPEKNVMTLPAYVHPITTQRDEAEIPNEVWDFIQKKSFLICANGCIRILNEKDVYGFDILIQLLKRLHALGIKASLLVAVLDVEGQNKYEKLYYQKLKDQINEYHLANYIFFYEVKDTEFYPILKKSDLFIRPTVMDGYGVSIAEAIYFGIPAIASDVCKRPEGSILFSSQDVDELEKKTLDVFQNYAAYREKLFQYNSLDYAESLCNVYRQIVSIEE is encoded by the coding sequence ATGCGGATTGTTATGATTGCACCATATCCCCCTCCAATTGGTGGAGTATCTGTTCATGTTAAGAGAATGAAGAGGTATTTAGAAGGGAAAGGAATAGTATGTTCAGTCTACAATGAAGCTAAAAGAGAAGATGCCACTAATCAAGTGTATAAGATAGATCGATATGTTAAATTTATTTGGAGAATCCCTTTTTTGAAATATGATATTTTACATTTTCATTCACCAGATATAAGAATAAGAATGCTATTAGGGTTTTATAAAATGTTTAACAAAAGAATTATTTTGACGGTGCACGGAGAAAGTTTATATCTTCAGTTGAAAAATGCAGGAAGATTAAAACGTTTTTTTCTAATCCATAGTTTACGTCGTATTGATAAAGTTATTTGTGTAAATGCAAGGAATACGGAAGAATTACTAAATTTAGGCTTTCCAGAAAAAAATGTAATGACACTCCCTGCATACGTACATCCAATTACAACGCAACGTGATGAAGCAGAAATTCCGAATGAAGTTTGGGACTTTATACAGAAAAAGTCCTTTTTAATTTGTGCAAATGGATGCATTCGTATTTTGAATGAAAAAGATGTGTACGGTTTTGATATATTAATTCAACTGTTAAAGCGTCTCCATGCATTGGGTATAAAAGCAAGTCTACTAGTAGCAGTATTGGATGTAGAAGGGCAAAACAAGTATGAAAAATTATATTATCAAAAATTGAAGGATCAGATTAATGAATATCATTTAGCTAATTATATATTTTTTTATGAGGTAAAAGATACAGAATTTTATCCGATTTTGAAGAAGAGTGATTTGTTTATTAGACCTACAGTAATGGATGGATATGGTGTATCAATTGCGGAAGCCATTTATTTTGGTATTCCTGCTATTGCCAGTGATGTTTGTAAAAGACCTGAAGGAAGTATTTTATTTTCTTCTCAAGATGTAGATGAATTAGAGAAAAAAACGTTAGATGTCTTTCAAAATTATGCAGCATACAGAGAGAAGTTGTTTCAATATAATTCATTAGATTATGCTGAAAGTTTATGCAATGTCTATAGGCAAATTGTTTCTATAGAGGAGTAA
- a CDS encoding oligosaccharide flippase family protein — protein sequence MKHVSDVMIKMRLDISALWKKVIDVGFFHLLSANLFIQLAGFSGQIFLTRWLTVEEIGRLKVLQSFTAIFVLLATVGMNTAILQKCAEQPTVELKNLYLLTGIKISLYSSVFVTIVVFVLADMQLISNNPAINQAMKTYCLIVPSMVINGVLVVYWQALKKVKLLSRVQISSRLIVLIIGMVSAFFFHFQGYIISLVLANFVIVLLCLYLIRNDLKNFFHVKMEWIYMKGFLRLGIFACLTNLLGQLLSTINIIMVSYMTAAKSEIGYYSVAQLIVSALMMIPQSFNGIMIPYISEKSKDIKSVGEIVKKYQKRMLLLMTIITMIVGCILPIVIPFVFGEVYRASIKYFYFLLAGLYFWSLYSPKGITMMSIGRVEGNFYTGIVAVVVNVLLNYIFIKEYGVLGAAIANSITYFVTIFVNHFFYQMIIRKAARSMNYE from the coding sequence ATGAAACATGTAAGTGATGTAATGATTAAAATGAGGTTAGATATATCTGCACTTTGGAAGAAAGTTATAGATGTTGGTTTTTTTCATTTGTTATCAGCTAACTTGTTTATTCAATTAGCGGGATTTAGTGGTCAAATCTTCTTAACTAGATGGTTAACAGTTGAAGAAATAGGAAGGTTAAAAGTTCTTCAGTCATTCACAGCAATTTTTGTATTATTAGCAACTGTGGGAATGAATACAGCAATTTTACAGAAATGTGCAGAACAGCCGACAGTAGAATTGAAAAATTTATATTTGTTAACAGGAATCAAGATTAGTTTATATAGTTCAGTTTTTGTTACAATTGTTGTATTTGTTTTAGCAGATATGCAACTTATTTCAAATAATCCCGCCATTAATCAAGCGATGAAAACATATTGTTTAATTGTTCCTTCCATGGTTATTAATGGAGTCCTAGTGGTATATTGGCAGGCGTTAAAAAAAGTAAAATTACTTTCAAGGGTCCAAATTTCAAGTAGGTTAATTGTATTGATTATCGGTATGGTATCAGCATTTTTTTTTCATTTTCAAGGCTATATTATAAGTCTAGTATTAGCGAATTTCGTTATAGTTCTCCTTTGCTTATATTTAATCAGGAACGATTTAAAAAACTTTTTTCATGTGAAAATGGAATGGATTTATATGAAAGGTTTTTTAAGGCTAGGCATATTTGCATGTTTGACTAATTTATTAGGACAATTATTATCTACAATTAATATTATTATGGTCAGTTATATGACCGCTGCTAAAAGTGAAATTGGATATTATAGTGTAGCGCAGTTAATAGTTAGTGCTTTAATGATGATTCCTCAGTCATTTAATGGAATTATGATTCCTTATATTTCTGAAAAATCAAAAGATATAAAATCAGTTGGAGAGATTGTGAAAAAGTACCAAAAAAGAATGCTTCTTTTAATGACTATAATTACTATGATTGTTGGCTGTATCCTTCCAATTGTTATTCCTTTTGTATTTGGGGAAGTATACAGAGCATCTATAAAATATTTTTATTTTTTATTAGCAGGATTATATTTTTGGAGTTTGTATTCTCCAAAAGGGATTACAATGATGAGTATTGGGAGAGTAGAAGGGAATTTTTATACAGGCATTGTTGCTGTTGTTGTAAATGTATTGTTAAATTATATCTTTATTAAAGAGTATGGAGTATTAGGGGCTGCAATTGCTAATTCGATTACGTATTTTGTGACTATTTTTGTTAATCATTTTTTTTATCAAATGATTATAAGGAAAGCAGCGAGGAGTATGAATTATGAGTGA
- a CDS encoding glycosyltransferase, whose translation MNKLLIVAYYFPPYGSVGGVRMTKLVKYFHRLGWEIKVVTVDEMYYDQDEMDHDKLIDIPTVVEIVRTKRWSSFTKFKEEGLYWFLPLYKELKKQLQNTKFDYILYTGGPYFHWIIAPILKNKTDIPYLLDFRDPWLLTPYNQSIIRKKIASVMEPKVIKGASLILNVTEEATNMYKEQYKHEKDNKFITIPNGYDSEDFLDVATKKLRIEGFTFVYTGKFGNFRNPLPLLYAIQKYNECHEKKIYFIHIGKQESIIQEFIEKNPVMKEFIYEIGYLPYQEVLQYIKGADYAVLISGGHPYEPTTKVYDYMALHKHILCINDIQFGYLHNLLSEQKFATVIENKDMGIYEMLIQLCQKKKNDVEYIETETFNRKYIYEELDNILKESCYENTPCV comes from the coding sequence ATGAATAAATTACTAATTGTTGCATATTATTTTCCACCATATGGATCAGTTGGTGGGGTCAGAATGACAAAACTAGTCAAATATTTTCATCGATTAGGGTGGGAAATAAAAGTTGTAACTGTGGACGAAATGTATTACGACCAAGATGAGATGGATCATGACAAGTTAATAGATATACCGACAGTAGTAGAGATAGTTCGTACCAAAAGGTGGTCTTCATTTACAAAATTTAAAGAAGAAGGATTATATTGGTTTCTTCCTTTATATAAAGAATTAAAAAAGCAACTTCAGAATACAAAGTTTGATTATATTTTATATACAGGTGGCCCATACTTCCATTGGATTATAGCTCCTATCCTTAAAAATAAAACTGACATACCATATCTTTTAGATTTTCGAGACCCATGGTTATTAACACCATATAATCAATCTATAATTAGAAAAAAAATTGCTAGTGTAATGGAACCAAAGGTTATCAAAGGAGCAAGCTTAATTTTAAATGTTACAGAAGAGGCCACAAACATGTATAAAGAGCAGTACAAGCATGAAAAAGATAATAAATTTATTACGATTCCAAATGGATATGATTCAGAGGATTTTTTAGATGTTGCAACAAAAAAATTAAGAATCGAAGGATTCACATTTGTTTATACTGGGAAATTTGGGAACTTTCGAAATCCTTTACCTTTATTATATGCGATCCAGAAATATAATGAATGCCATGAGAAAAAAATCTATTTTATTCATATTGGCAAACAAGAAAGTATCATTCAAGAATTTATCGAAAAGAATCCGGTTATGAAAGAATTTATATACGAGATAGGGTATTTGCCTTATCAAGAAGTACTTCAATATATAAAAGGAGCAGATTATGCAGTCCTTATTTCAGGAGGGCATCCTTATGAGCCTACTACAAAAGTATATGATTACATGGCATTACACAAGCACATCTTATGTATAAACGATATCCAATTTGGATATTTACATAATCTATTGTCGGAACAGAAGTTTGCTACTGTAATAGAGAATAAGGATATGGGAATTTATGAGATGCTAATTCAACTGTGTCAAAAAAAGAAAAATGATGTGGAATATATAGAAACAGAAACTTTTAATCGGAAGTATATTTATGAAGAATTGGATAATATCTTGAAGGAGAGCTGTTATGAAAATACTCCTTGTGTCTAA